In Marinicella rhabdoformis, one genomic interval encodes:
- the leuD gene encoding 3-isopropylmalate dehydratase small subunit: MKAITHIKSHITPMVIDDIDTDIIIPAQYLTQTSQTGFGSNAFSRLKAEPDFVLNQSLFQNSRILLAGDNFGCGSSREHAIWAIKELGYQAVIAPSFADIFSNNAKKNGLLLIQMDAAQCQQWAATATKKDHTCYINIEAQVVTYQSASHHFDIDPFFKWCLTQGQDELAYLQNQQTEIKAWEQTQQTLFLEAKGASA, translated from the coding sequence ATGAAAGCAATCACACACATCAAAAGCCACATCACGCCAATGGTAATTGATGACATCGACACAGACATCATCATTCCTGCACAGTATTTAACCCAAACCAGCCAAACAGGCTTTGGTTCAAACGCTTTTTCCAGACTCAAAGCCGAACCTGACTTTGTGCTTAATCAGTCTTTATTCCAAAACAGTCGCATCCTATTGGCCGGTGATAACTTTGGCTGTGGTTCATCCAGAGAACACGCGATTTGGGCCATCAAAGAGCTCGGTTATCAGGCAGTCATCGCCCCTTCATTTGCAGACATATTCAGTAACAATGCCAAGAAAAATGGCCTGTTATTAATCCAAATGGACGCCGCTCAATGTCAACAATGGGCAGCAACTGCCACCAAAAAAGACCACACATGCTATATCAATATTGAAGCACAAGTGGTGACATACCAATCGGCATCTCATCATTTTGACATTGACCCATTTTTTAAATGGTGTTTGACACAAGGGCAAGACGAATTGGCCTATTTGCAAAATCAACAAACTGAGATTAAAGCGTGGGAACAAACCCAACAAACGCTGTTCCTCGAAGCTAAAGGAGCAAGTGCATGA
- the leuB gene encoding 3-isopropylmalate dehydrogenase, with protein sequence MKPYVAVLPGDGIGPEVMTQTLRVAQKVAPDLTFKTGLIGGAAFKETGQHFPKQTATLIDGAEAVLFGSVGGPVDQQQEPQWQNCEANSILALRKHLQLNINLRPVHFYPALTHISPLKNERYAACNDFVILRELAGDIYFGDKSTVIENEQKVARDVAEYNESQVKSIADWAFQLASKRQNQLISVDKANVLQSSQLWRQVMEQTAHNYPQVKLTHQLVDNCAMQLILKPEQFDVVVAGNLFGDIISDAASALPGSLGLMPSASFNPQGFGLYEPAGGSAPELTGKNTANPMAQLLSLALMLEHSFQREKAASQIRLAINKALGEGYRTADIACHESQKTTTSGFIDLILHNLT encoded by the coding sequence ATGAAACCTTATGTAGCGGTATTACCAGGCGATGGTATAGGCCCAGAAGTGATGACCCAAACATTACGGGTTGCACAAAAAGTGGCGCCCGATTTGACCTTCAAAACGGGGTTGATTGGCGGAGCGGCGTTCAAAGAAACGGGACAGCACTTCCCTAAACAGACGGCAACATTAATTGACGGGGCTGAAGCCGTGTTGTTTGGTTCCGTCGGCGGCCCTGTTGATCAGCAACAAGAACCCCAATGGCAAAACTGTGAGGCCAATTCCATCCTCGCCTTGCGTAAACATTTACAATTGAACATCAACCTCAGACCCGTACACTTTTATCCCGCATTGACACACATTTCACCGTTAAAAAACGAACGCTATGCCGCTTGCAATGATTTTGTGATTCTCAGGGAGTTGGCCGGTGACATTTATTTCGGTGACAAATCAACAGTCATCGAAAACGAACAAAAAGTGGCGAGGGATGTAGCCGAATACAATGAAAGCCAAGTCAAATCGATTGCAGATTGGGCATTTCAGCTGGCATCAAAACGCCAAAATCAATTGATTTCGGTGGATAAAGCCAATGTGTTACAAAGCAGTCAACTGTGGCGCCAAGTGATGGAACAAACGGCACACAATTATCCTCAAGTTAAATTGACACATCAGCTGGTAGATAACTGTGCCATGCAATTGATACTCAAACCCGAGCAGTTCGATGTGGTGGTGGCTGGGAACTTGTTTGGCGACATCATCTCTGATGCTGCCAGTGCACTGCCCGGCAGTTTAGGACTGATGCCTTCAGCCAGTTTCAATCCGCAAGGCTTTGGTTTGTATGAGCCTGCCGGCGGATCGGCACCCGAACTCACTGGAAAAAACACCGCCAATCCTATGGCTCAACTGCTCTCTTTGGCTTTGATGTTAGAACACAGCTTTCAACGCGAAAAAGCAGCAAGTCAAATACGTCTAGCCATAAACAAAGCCTTAGGTGAAGGATACAGAACAGCTGACATTGCCTGTCATGAAAGTCAAAAAACCACCACTTCAGGGTTTATTGACCTGATCTTACACAATTTAACTTAA